One window of Betaproteobacteria bacterium genomic DNA carries:
- a CDS encoding ABC transporter ATP-binding protein — MSAVAGAPTRPIVQITHLAKGYRRGGQDVPVLFDITLCIPEGDFIALMGPSGSGKSTLLNLIAGIDKPDAGELLVDGEDITKLSESELADWRASHVGFIFQFYNLMPVLTAFENVELPLLLTSLSRRQRRERVDTALALVGLTDRRDHYPNELSGGQQQRVAIARAFIADPAIIVADEPTGDLDRRSAGEILALLRRLNAEMGKTIIMVTHDGHAVESARHVVHLEKGELVDEKKGSDPFSAPMASTNGKGV; from the coding sequence GTGAGTGCCGTTGCGGGCGCGCCCACGCGCCCCATCGTCCAGATCACGCATCTGGCCAAGGGTTACCGGCGCGGCGGCCAGGACGTGCCGGTGCTCTTCGACATCACCCTCTGCATTCCCGAAGGGGACTTCATCGCGCTCATGGGGCCCTCGGGGTCGGGGAAATCGACGCTCCTCAACCTCATTGCCGGCATCGACAAGCCAGACGCGGGTGAACTTCTGGTGGATGGCGAGGACATAACGAAGCTCTCCGAGTCCGAGCTCGCGGATTGGCGCGCTTCCCACGTCGGGTTCATCTTCCAGTTCTACAACCTCATGCCGGTGCTCACCGCGTTCGAGAACGTGGAACTGCCGCTGCTCCTGACTTCCCTGTCCCGAAGGCAGAGGCGAGAGCGTGTCGATACGGCGCTTGCCCTGGTGGGCCTCACCGACCGCAGGGACCACTACCCGAACGAACTCTCGGGCGGCCAGCAGCAGCGCGTCGCGATCGCACGCGCCTTCATCGCCGACCCCGCGATCATCGTGGCCGACGAGCCCACGGGCGACCTCGACCGAAGAAGCGCGGGCGAGATCCTCGCGCTCCTGAGGCGCCTCAATGCCGAGATGGGCAAGACCATCATCATGGTCACCCACGACGGGCACGCCGTCGAGAGCGCGCGGCACGTGGTGCACCTGGAGAAGGGCGAACTGGTGGATGAGAAAAAGGGGTCGGACCCCTTTTCCGCGCCAATGGCGTCCACCAACGGGAAAGGGGTCTGA
- a CDS encoding ABC transporter permease, producing MHYLKLVFKNIFRHKLRSLLTLVGLVVAILAFGLLQTVVNAWYAGSEMASAQRLIARNAVSLVFPLPVYYRDRIRAIDGVTGVAVSNWFGGIYKDMSPTNFFAQFAVDHENFFDLYPEFRTNPEELLAFKKDRRGVMVGRHLVNQHGFRVGDVITVKGTIYPGNWEFVVRGVYEPRDDTTITRQLYFHWDYLNEQIKKLYPRRAEQVGVFIIQIADGSRAAEISQVVDKEFRNSLAETLTETEKAFQLSFIAQTETIIMAIRVVSFVVIVIIFAVVANTMAMTARERLAEYATLKALGFGPAFVAALIVGESLMITAMGGALGILATFPAAAGFKAAMGSMFPVFRVTPGTVTMQVASALAVGVLAGILPSIRAARVKIVDGLRYIG from the coding sequence ATGCATTACCTGAAACTCGTCTTCAAGAACATCTTCCGGCACAAGCTGAGGAGCCTGCTCACGCTCGTGGGGCTGGTGGTGGCGATCCTCGCCTTCGGCCTGCTGCAGACGGTCGTGAACGCGTGGTACGCGGGCTCCGAGATGGCCTCGGCGCAGCGCCTCATCGCGAGGAACGCGGTCTCGCTGGTCTTTCCCCTGCCCGTGTACTACCGCGACCGCATCCGGGCAATCGACGGCGTCACGGGGGTTGCCGTCTCCAACTGGTTCGGCGGCATCTACAAGGACATGTCGCCGACCAACTTCTTCGCCCAGTTCGCCGTCGACCACGAGAACTTCTTCGACCTCTACCCGGAGTTCAGGACCAACCCGGAAGAGCTCCTCGCGTTCAAGAAGGACCGGCGCGGCGTCATGGTCGGGCGCCACCTCGTGAACCAGCACGGCTTCAGGGTAGGCGACGTGATCACCGTGAAGGGCACGATCTACCCGGGCAACTGGGAGTTCGTGGTGCGCGGCGTGTACGAGCCGCGCGACGACACCACGATCACGCGCCAGCTCTATTTCCACTGGGACTACCTCAACGAGCAGATCAAGAAGCTCTACCCCCGCCGCGCCGAGCAGGTGGGCGTGTTCATCATCCAGATCGCCGACGGCTCGCGCGCAGCGGAGATCAGCCAGGTCGTGGACAAGGAGTTCCGCAATTCGCTGGCCGAGACGCTCACCGAGACCGAAAAGGCCTTCCAGCTGAGCTTCATCGCCCAGACCGAGACCATCATCATGGCGATTCGCGTCGTCTCGTTCGTGGTGATCGTGATCATCTTCGCCGTGGTGGCCAACACCATGGCGATGACGGCGCGCGAGCGCCTGGCGGAATACGCGACGCTCAAGGCGCTCGGATTCGGCCCGGCGTTCGTGGCGGCGCTCATCGTCGGCGAGTCGCTCATGATCACCGCGATGGGGGGGGCGCTGGGGATCCTGGCCACCTTTCCCGCGGCGGCGGGATTCAAGGCGGCGATGGGATCGATGTTCCCGGTATTCAGGGTGACGCCCGGGACGGTGACGATGCAGGTCGCCTCCGCGCTCGCCGTCGGCGTGCTCGCCGGGATACTGCCGTCCATCCGGGCGGCGCGCGTGAAGATCGTCGACGGGCTGCGCTACATTGGATAG
- a CDS encoding ABC transporter permease, with amino-acid sequence MRIPLSYIFRNLWTRKLTTVLTAGGMALVVFVFAAVLMLDAGLKKTLVSTGSYENAVLLRPAAQTEIQSAVYRDQASLVETLPEVARGEDGAPLVSKETIVLIAIPKRGSDKPANLVVRGMPAMGIRLRPQVKVIDGRMFRPGSSEVVVGRAIGEGFDGTSIGEKLRFAGREWTVVGTFDGEKSSFDSEIWGDVEQMMQAFRRSAYSSVLARLGGADQFEAFKARVAADQRLILEVKQEPLFYQDQSQSLSTFISYLGVALSVIFSIGAMIGAMITMYASVASRTSEIGTMRALGFRRSSILAAFLAESLLLALAGGVAGLALASFLQAFTITTMNFQSFSQLAFGFYLTPSIVFSTIAFSLFMGLVGGFLPSVRAARLEIVDSLRAA; translated from the coding sequence ATGAGGATCCCGCTCTCCTACATCTTCCGCAACCTCTGGACGAGGAAGCTCACCACGGTCCTGACCGCCGGCGGCATGGCGCTCGTCGTCTTCGTCTTTGCCGCCGTGCTGATGCTCGATGCGGGACTCAAGAAGACACTCGTGTCCACGGGCAGCTACGAAAATGCGGTGCTTCTGCGGCCGGCGGCGCAGACGGAGATCCAGAGCGCCGTGTACCGGGACCAGGCTTCGCTCGTGGAGACGCTGCCGGAGGTCGCGCGCGGCGAGGACGGCGCGCCGCTCGTCTCCAAGGAGACGATCGTCCTCATCGCCATCCCCAAGCGCGGCAGCGACAAGCCTGCCAACCTCGTCGTGCGCGGGATGCCGGCGATGGGGATCAGGCTGCGTCCGCAAGTGAAGGTGATCGACGGCCGGATGTTCCGTCCGGGCTCGTCGGAGGTCGTGGTGGGGCGCGCGATCGGCGAGGGCTTCGACGGCACCAGCATCGGGGAGAAGCTGCGCTTCGCGGGGCGCGAGTGGACGGTCGTGGGCACTTTCGACGGGGAAAAGAGCAGCTTCGATTCCGAGATCTGGGGCGACGTGGAGCAGATGATGCAGGCCTTCCGCCGCTCGGCCTATTCCTCGGTCCTCGCACGGCTGGGCGGCGCCGACCAGTTCGAGGCCTTCAAGGCACGAGTCGCTGCCGACCAGCGTCTCATCCTCGAGGTGAAGCAGGAGCCGCTCTTCTACCAGGACCAGTCGCAATCGCTCTCCACCTTCATCAGCTACCTTGGCGTGGCCCTGTCCGTCATCTTTTCGATCGGTGCGATGATCGGGGCCATGATCACGATGTACGCGAGCGTGGCCAGCCGCACGAGCGAAATCGGGACGATGCGCGCACTGGGGTTCCGGCGTTCCAGCATCCTCGCGGCGTTTCTCGCCGAATCGCTGCTGCTCGCGCTCGCCGGGGGAGTGGCCGGCCTCGCGCTCGCGTCCTTTCTCCAGGCCTTCACCATCACGACGATGAACTTCCAGAGCTTCAGCCAGCTCGCCTTCGGCTTCTACCTCACTCCCTCGATCGTTTTCTCGACGATCGCGTTCTCCCTCTTCATGGGACTCGTGGGCGGGTTCCTGCCCAGCGTGCGCGCGGCGCGGCTGGAGATCGTCGATTCGCTGAGGGCAGCCTGA
- a CDS encoding ribulose 1,5-bisphosphate carboxylase, protein MSDRILATYRVTASASDIDARATALATEQSVEMPVDAIRDPRVLGEVVATVESVRSCLSAPGSAQPPLPSRSGKGASGEDSYEVTLGIAAGTTGHEASQLVNMLFGNCSLQPEVELLDVAFPNGYAPAFPGPAFGIAGLRDRLQAPYRALTCTALKPQGSTVEHLASLAGAFARAGIDVIKDDHGLANQSFSPFAARVPAVQRAIDAANRETGGHTIYAPTFSGGPKALAEQARIAGDCGVGMALVAPMLVGLPAFVEMRREFGLALLAHPALAGACRMAPALLLGKLFRLFGADATIFPNHGGRFSYSRDTCLAIAAAARDPWECLAPILPVPAGGMGVARVGEMIADYGRDTMLLIGGGLLTAGDALAERSREFVATVRQSASSPSGRGLG, encoded by the coding sequence ATGAGCGATCGCATCCTCGCCACCTATCGCGTCACCGCTTCCGCCAGCGACATCGACGCGCGCGCCACGGCGCTGGCAACCGAGCAGAGCGTGGAAATGCCCGTCGACGCCATTCGCGATCCGCGCGTTCTGGGCGAGGTGGTCGCGACCGTCGAGTCGGTCCGGTCGTGTCTTTCCGCTCCCGGGTCGGCCCAGCCCCCGCTCCCGTCTCGCTCCGGGAAAGGGGCATCGGGTGAGGACAGCTACGAAGTGACGCTCGGCATCGCCGCCGGGACCACCGGCCACGAAGCCTCTCAACTCGTGAACATGCTCTTCGGCAACTGCTCGCTCCAGCCGGAAGTGGAACTCCTCGACGTCGCCTTCCCGAACGGATACGCGCCCGCCTTTCCGGGGCCGGCTTTCGGCATCGCCGGGCTACGCGATCGCCTGCAGGCGCCGTATCGCGCCCTCACTTGCACGGCGCTCAAGCCGCAGGGCTCGACCGTGGAGCATCTCGCCAGCCTCGCCGGCGCCTTCGCGCGCGCCGGGATCGACGTCATCAAGGACGACCACGGCCTGGCCAATCAGTCCTTCTCCCCCTTCGCCGCGCGAGTGCCCGCGGTGCAGCGCGCCATCGACGCCGCCAACCGCGAAACCGGCGGACACACGATCTACGCGCCCACCTTTTCCGGCGGGCCGAAGGCGCTGGCGGAACAGGCGCGCATCGCAGGAGACTGCGGCGTCGGCATGGCGCTCGTGGCCCCGATGCTCGTGGGGCTACCCGCTTTCGTCGAGATGCGCCGCGAGTTCGGGCTGGCGCTCCTCGCGCACCCGGCCCTTGCTGGCGCCTGCCGCATGGCGCCTGCCTTGCTGCTGGGCAAGCTGTTTCGTCTCTTCGGCGCCGATGCGACCATCTTCCCGAACCACGGCGGCCGGTTCAGCTACAGCCGCGATACCTGCCTGGCGATCGCCGCCGCGGCGCGCGACCCCTGGGAGTGCCTCGCGCCGATCCTCCCCGTTCCCGCCGGCGGCATGGGCGTGGCGCGCGTCGGCGAGATGATCGCGGACTACGGACGCGATACGATGCTGCTCATCGGGGGCGGGCTGCTGACCGCGGGCGATGCGCTTGCCGAGCGCAGCCGCGAGTTCGTCGCAACGGTTCGCCAAAGTGCTTCCTCTCCCTCCGGGAGGGGGTTGGGGTGA
- a CDS encoding cupin domain-containing protein: MSGKLVRRHDGAFHWEGVEVLEYKQEGSAPFRDVTRQVLFDDPSLATQLRYFEVAPGGWTTLERHEHVHNVMVIRGKGRCRVGESEFDLGRNDLVSVPPMTWHQFHAASDEPLGFLCLVNRERDRPQLPGNGNGSA, translated from the coding sequence ATGTCTGGCAAGCTCGTCCGCAGGCACGACGGCGCCTTCCACTGGGAAGGCGTGGAGGTGCTGGAGTACAAGCAGGAAGGCTCGGCGCCCTTCCGGGACGTGACGCGCCAGGTTCTGTTCGACGACCCGTCGCTCGCCACGCAGCTTCGCTACTTCGAAGTCGCTCCGGGGGGCTGGACCACGCTCGAGCGCCACGAGCACGTGCACAACGTGATGGTGATCCGCGGCAAGGGTCGCTGCCGGGTGGGCGAGAGCGAATTCGACCTCGGCCGCAACGACCTCGTGAGCGTGCCTCCCATGACCTGGCACCAGTTCCATGCCGCATCCGACGAGCCGCTGGGATTTCTCTGCCTCGTGAACCGGGAACGGGACAGGCCGCAGCTTCCGGGCAACGGGAACGGTTCGGCCTAG
- a CDS encoding tripartite tricarboxylate transporter substrate binding protein, with product MTKRDLFRLAGATLMAALLPSFALAQDYPAKSIKLVVPFPPAGGTDVLSRAIAQAITSTTKWAIVIDNRPGAGGNIGLDATAKSAADGYTIAMGQTANLAVNPALYTKMPFDPLKDFAPIALISSQPLILVVAANSPYRTLKELVDAARANPGKLNMASPGNGTIGHIGGEMFQRRSGIAMAHVPYKGAGPAVADLMGGSVDCYFGNSIAVGGLVAGGRIRAVAVTSPKRMAILPDVPTIAESGYAGFEAATWSGLVAPAGTPRAIIDKLNAEANKALGRPEMVDKLKEDGSTPLGGTAQHFADFIRTENAKWGAVVREAGIKLD from the coding sequence ATGACCAAACGTGATCTTTTCCGCCTTGCCGGCGCGACCCTGATGGCCGCGCTCCTGCCGTCGTTCGCCCTTGCGCAGGACTATCCGGCGAAGTCCATCAAGCTGGTCGTGCCGTTCCCGCCCGCGGGCGGCACCGACGTGCTCTCGCGCGCCATCGCCCAGGCGATCACGAGCACGACCAAGTGGGCCATCGTGATCGACAACCGTCCCGGCGCGGGCGGCAACATCGGCCTGGACGCCACCGCCAAGTCGGCAGCGGACGGCTACACGATCGCGATGGGGCAAACGGCGAACCTCGCGGTGAACCCGGCCCTCTACACGAAGATGCCCTTCGACCCGCTCAAGGACTTCGCGCCGATCGCGCTCATCTCCTCTCAGCCGCTCATCCTGGTGGTCGCCGCCAACTCGCCCTACAGGACGCTGAAGGAATTGGTGGACGCTGCCAGGGCGAATCCCGGCAAGCTCAACATGGCCTCGCCCGGCAACGGGACCATCGGCCACATTGGCGGCGAGATGTTCCAGCGGCGCTCCGGCATCGCGATGGCGCACGTGCCCTACAAGGGGGCCGGGCCTGCCGTGGCCGACCTGATGGGCGGCAGCGTGGACTGCTACTTCGGCAACTCGATTGCGGTGGGCGGCCTTGTCGCCGGGGGACGCATACGGGCGGTCGCCGTCACTTCGCCCAAGCGCATGGCGATCCTGCCGGACGTGCCGACGATCGCTGAATCGGGCTACGCCGGATTCGAGGCGGCCACGTGGAGTGGACTCGTGGCGCCCGCCGGAACGCCCAGGGCCATCATCGACAAGCTGAACGCCGAGGCCAACAAGGCCCTGGGTCGTCCGGAGATGGTCGACAAGCTCAAGGAAGACGGAAGCACGCCGCTGGGCGGCACGGCGCAACATTTCGCGGACTTCATCAGGACCGAGAACGCAAAGTGGGGCGCGGTCGTTCGCGAAGCGGGCATCAAGCTCGACTAG
- a CDS encoding CoA transferase: MTSESPHLPLDGIRVVELSHMVMGPTCGLVLADLGAEVIKVEPAGKGDPTRYLTSSGAGFFASFNRNKKSVTLDLSSPGGIAAARKLAGTADVFLENFRPGALEAKGLGYEALSAVNPRLIYCSLKGFLAGPYENRTALDEVVQMMSGLAFMTGPVGRPLRAGAPVNDMMGGLFGVIAIMAALRDRDRTGKGQYVQSGLFENAAWLVSTHMMQHASTGKALEPMSAGRRAWGVYDIFTSSDGTSIFLGVVTERQWEIFTAALGEPELADPAYATNNLRSQARETLIPQVAKLLARRTIAQLEALCEKAGLPFARIRTPSDLFDDPHLDAGGMIDLALPDGRPTRIPALPIQFGTERLGLRLPLPKPGEHNEEILAPLDVAVSASSAPSLRGDTHDQT; the protein is encoded by the coding sequence ATGACGTCCGAATCCCCGCACCTTCCCCTCGACGGCATCCGCGTCGTCGAGTTGTCGCACATGGTCATGGGCCCGACTTGCGGGCTCGTCCTGGCGGACCTGGGCGCCGAAGTGATCAAGGTGGAACCCGCTGGCAAGGGTGATCCCACGCGCTACCTCACGAGCAGCGGCGCTGGCTTTTTCGCCTCGTTCAACCGCAACAAGAAGAGCGTGACCCTCGACCTGTCCTCGCCCGGAGGAATCGCGGCCGCCAGGAAGCTCGCCGGGACGGCCGATGTTTTCCTGGAAAACTTTCGTCCCGGCGCGCTGGAGGCAAAGGGCCTGGGCTACGAGGCGCTGTCCGCCGTGAACCCGCGCCTCATCTACTGCTCGCTCAAGGGGTTCCTCGCGGGCCCCTACGAGAACCGCACCGCACTCGACGAGGTGGTGCAGATGATGAGCGGTCTCGCATTCATGACCGGCCCCGTGGGCCGGCCGCTGCGCGCCGGCGCGCCCGTGAACGACATGATGGGCGGCCTGTTCGGCGTCATCGCCATCATGGCCGCGCTGCGCGACCGCGACCGCACCGGCAAGGGCCAGTACGTCCAGAGCGGCCTCTTCGAGAATGCCGCGTGGCTGGTGTCCACGCACATGATGCAGCATGCCAGCACGGGCAAGGCGCTCGAGCCCATGTCGGCCGGCAGGCGCGCGTGGGGCGTGTACGACATCTTCACCTCGTCGGACGGCACGAGTATCTTCCTGGGCGTGGTCACCGAGCGCCAATGGGAGATCTTCACGGCCGCACTGGGCGAGCCCGAACTGGCCGATCCCGCCTACGCCACCAACAACCTGCGCTCGCAGGCACGCGAGACGCTGATCCCGCAGGTGGCGAAACTGCTTGCCCGACGGACGATCGCGCAACTCGAGGCGCTTTGCGAGAAGGCGGGCCTGCCCTTCGCGCGCATCCGGACGCCCTCAGACCTGTTCGACGACCCGCACCTCGACGCGGGCGGCATGATCGACCTGGCGCTGCCGGACGGAAGGCCGACGCGCATTCCCGCGCTGCCGATCCAGTTCGGCACCGAAAGACTCGGGTTGCGCCTGCCCCTGCCGAAGCCCGGGGAGCACAACGAGGAGATCCTTGCGCCGCTGGACGTTGCCGTATCCGCTTCTTCCGCCCCATCCCTCCGTGGAGATACGCATGACCAAACGTGA
- a CDS encoding LrgB family protein, whose protein sequence is MTPALPAIHEIWVYLSGSPLLALVLTLSAYQAGVMLYEHAGRNPFANPVAIAIAIVAAVITLIDMPYAKYFEGAQFVHFLLGTATVALAVPIYKGLDALRGRIFPLLAALLAGGATSIVSAVGTARLLGADSAIVGGFYAKSVTAPIAMGVAERINVSPTLTAVFAVSTGILGAILVRVVLNAVGSRAWWQRGFALGVAAHGIGTSRAFSVHPEAGTYASLGMGLHGVLGAVLIPLALQYVR, encoded by the coding sequence ATGACGCCCGCCCTGCCGGCCATCCACGAGATCTGGGTCTATCTCTCCGGCAGCCCGCTGCTCGCGCTCGTGCTCACGCTCTCGGCGTACCAGGCGGGCGTAATGCTCTACGAGCACGCTGGCCGCAATCCGTTTGCCAACCCGGTCGCCATCGCGATCGCCATCGTGGCGGCCGTGATCACGCTGATCGACATGCCCTACGCAAAGTACTTCGAGGGCGCGCAATTCGTGCATTTCCTCCTGGGCACGGCGACCGTGGCGCTGGCGGTGCCGATCTACAAGGGGCTTGATGCGCTTCGCGGGCGCATCTTCCCGCTGCTCGCCGCGTTGCTCGCCGGCGGTGCGACCTCGATCGTGAGCGCCGTGGGCACCGCCAGGCTGCTCGGCGCGGATTCGGCGATCGTCGGCGGCTTCTACGCGAAGTCGGTCACCGCGCCGATCGCGATGGGCGTGGCGGAGCGGATCAACGTGTCCCCGACGCTCACGGCCGTGTTCGCGGTCTCGACCGGCATCCTCGGCGCGATCCTCGTGCGCGTGGTCCTGAATGCCGTCGGTTCCAGGGCGTGGTGGCAGCGCGGATTCGCGCTGGGGGTGGCCGCGCATGGCATCGGCACTTCCCGCGCCTTCAGCGTCCACCCCGAGGCGGGAACCTACGCGAGCCTGGGGATGGGATTGCACGGCGTCCTGGGGGCGGTGCTGATTCCTCTGGCGCTGCAGTACGTCCGCTAG
- a CDS encoding CidA/LrgA family protein: protein MIAGLVQILLFQGLGELVAKFLLPLIPGPVIGLVLLVAWLRVRGKVPESLDFVATAFSQNLGLLFVPAAVGVVMFWPQIRSQAAAVVAALVVSVIATLAVTALVLRAIAKEPPE, encoded by the coding sequence ATGATCGCCGGCCTCGTCCAGATCCTCCTTTTCCAGGGCCTCGGGGAACTGGTCGCGAAGTTCCTCCTGCCGCTCATCCCCGGCCCCGTGATCGGGCTCGTGCTCCTCGTCGCCTGGCTGCGGGTCCGTGGCAAGGTGCCGGAATCGCTCGATTTCGTGGCTACTGCCTTCAGCCAGAACCTCGGGCTGCTGTTCGTTCCCGCGGCGGTGGGCGTCGTGATGTTCTGGCCGCAGATCCGCTCGCAAGCGGCCGCGGTCGTCGCCGCGCTCGTGGTGAGCGTGATCGCGACCCTGGCGGTAACGGCACTGGTGCTGCGCGCCATCGCGAAGGAACCTCCGGAATGA
- a CDS encoding CoA transferase: MTLPRRDYDPSARGTLAGVRVLDLSRLIAGNTLTQVLADFGAEVIKVEPPAGDTLRAWVTQGVDTNWKLYARNKKSLALDLRKPEARELLLKLVPSAQLFVESFRPGTLEKMGLSPDDLLRLNPKLVILRVSGWGQDGPYARRPGFGTLVEGMSGFAALNGFADREPVLPPMYLADSIAGLYGASAAMIALREVEVNGGRGQVIDLPLLDPLFTVLGPHAANYRLTGKVKPRAGSRSTNSGPRNAYRCKDALFVGLSASTQKMAERLFRSIGREDLVDDPRYRTNADRVKNAAQLDAIIGAFVAQRTQAENVAFFETAEVTIGPIYDIAQIVEDPHVRARELVADYPDPDMGSYPMHHVVPRMTGTPGSIRTPAPRLGENNRALLAEAGIGDEDYARLLAEGVACEARPADAAEGK; this comes from the coding sequence GTGACGCTCCCCCGGCGCGACTACGACCCCTCTGCCCGCGGAACGCTTGCGGGCGTGCGCGTGCTCGACCTCTCGCGCCTCATCGCGGGAAACACCCTCACGCAGGTGCTGGCCGACTTCGGGGCCGAGGTGATAAAGGTGGAACCCCCCGCCGGCGACACGCTGCGCGCGTGGGTCACGCAGGGCGTGGACACCAACTGGAAGCTCTACGCCCGGAACAAGAAGAGCCTCGCCCTCGACCTGCGCAAGCCCGAGGCGCGCGAGCTGCTGCTGAAGCTGGTGCCCTCGGCGCAGCTCTTCGTCGAGAGCTTCCGCCCCGGGACGCTGGAAAAGATGGGACTGTCGCCGGATGACCTGCTGCGCCTGAACCCGAAGCTCGTGATCCTGCGCGTCTCCGGCTGGGGGCAGGACGGTCCCTATGCCAGGCGCCCCGGCTTCGGCACGCTCGTCGAGGGCATGTCGGGATTCGCTGCGCTGAACGGCTTCGCGGACCGCGAGCCGGTGCTGCCGCCCATGTATCTCGCGGACTCGATCGCCGGCCTCTACGGGGCATCGGCCGCGATGATCGCGCTGCGCGAGGTGGAGGTGAACGGCGGCCGGGGGCAGGTGATCGACCTGCCGCTGCTCGATCCGCTCTTCACCGTGCTGGGGCCGCATGCCGCCAATTACCGCCTGACGGGCAAGGTGAAGCCGCGCGCGGGGAGCCGCTCCACCAACTCCGGGCCGCGCAATGCCTACCGGTGCAAGGACGCGCTCTTCGTGGGGCTCTCGGCCTCCACGCAAAAGATGGCCGAACGCCTCTTCCGCTCGATCGGCCGCGAGGACCTCGTGGACGACCCGCGCTACCGCACGAACGCGGACCGCGTGAAGAATGCCGCGCAGCTCGACGCGATCATCGGTGCGTTCGTCGCGCAACGCACGCAGGCCGAGAACGTCGCCTTCTTCGAGACGGCCGAGGTCACCATCGGCCCGATCTACGACATCGCGCAGATCGTCGAGGACCCGCACGTCCGCGCGCGCGAGCTCGTCGCCGACTATCCCGATCCCGACATGGGGAGCTATCCCATGCACCACGTGGTGCCGCGCATGACCGGGACGCCGGGGTCGATCCGCACACCGGCGCCCAGGCTCGGGGAGAACAACCGGGCGCTGCTGGCCGAAGCGGGCATTGGCGACGAAGACTACGCGCGGCTGCTGGCCGAAGGCGTGGCTTGCGAGGCGCGGCCCGCCGACGCGGCCGAAGGGAAATGA
- a CDS encoding CoA ester lyase codes for MRCKLFVPGSRPELFAKAMAGEADAISIDLEDAVDESRKDEARLAVAKFLRSLPAGKPKTIIVRVNGIDTPHFGKDVEAITGPGLDLVNLPMTGSADDVRFAAEVIARVEKAKGVEKPAGILANIETPKAFRLAAEIAGADPRVAGLQLGFGDLLEPYGIDRYDPRVVLHFQLGVKLAAAEAGVFALDSAMADVKNLEFLRQEAETARRLGYVGKSAIHPGQVAVINEVFRPTEAEIAHSLKVVASAREAAAKGVGAWTVDGKMIDAPFVTRAEAILRIAKKLGLVAESAGTGWE; via the coding sequence ATGAGGTGCAAGCTTTTCGTTCCGGGCTCGCGCCCGGAACTCTTCGCCAAGGCGATGGCGGGCGAGGCCGACGCAATCTCCATCGACCTCGAGGATGCCGTCGACGAGAGCCGCAAGGACGAGGCGCGTCTGGCGGTGGCGAAGTTCCTGCGTTCGCTGCCTGCCGGCAAGCCGAAGACGATCATCGTGCGCGTGAACGGCATCGACACGCCGCACTTCGGCAAGGACGTCGAGGCCATCACGGGCCCGGGGCTCGACCTCGTGAACTTGCCCATGACCGGCAGCGCGGACGACGTGCGCTTCGCAGCCGAGGTCATCGCCCGGGTGGAGAAGGCGAAGGGCGTGGAGAAGCCCGCCGGCATCCTCGCCAACATCGAGACGCCGAAGGCTTTTCGCCTCGCCGCCGAGATCGCCGGCGCCGATCCGCGCGTGGCCGGCCTGCAGCTCGGCTTCGGCGACCTCCTCGAGCCCTACGGCATCGATCGCTATGATCCGCGCGTCGTGCTGCATTTCCAGCTCGGTGTGAAGCTCGCCGCGGCGGAAGCCGGCGTGTTCGCCCTCGACTCGGCCATGGCCGACGTGAAGAACCTGGAGTTCCTCAGGCAGGAAGCCGAAACGGCCCGAAGGCTGGGCTACGTGGGCAAGTCCGCCATCCATCCCGGCCAGGTCGCGGTGATCAACGAGGTGTTCCGTCCCACCGAGGCCGAGATCGCGCATTCGCTCAAGGTCGTGGCCTCGGCAAGGGAGGCGGCGGCGAAGGGTGTGGGCGCATGGACCGTGGACGGCAAGATGATCGACGCGCCGTTCGTGACCCGCGCGGAGGCGATCCTTCGCATCGCGAAGAAGCTCGGCCTGGTCGCCGAGAGCGCCGGAACGGGCTGGGAGTAG